The Thermodesulfobacteriota bacterium genome includes the window GATACATTAAATGCATTTCTGCTCTCAAGCTCTATCATATAGTGGCCAATTGAACTGTTCTCTCCTACAACTATTTCGGTTACGACATTAGAAAGATAAACATCATCATTAAGCGATGCATAATGCTCAACTATATTTGCCTCTGCGTTAGCTTCGGCGATGATTAAATTTCTTGGATTCGTTATAGATGGCTGCTGCCCTCCTGTAGAAATATAGAGAAGGTGTATAGGTGTCTCAAATATAGTTCCCTTAGGAATAAATATGAAACCACCGTCAGTCATAAATGCTGTATTTAGTGCAGTAAAAGCCTCGCTTGTAAAGTCTGCATATTTAGCCAAGTTATCTTGCAAGATATCTTGCTCTGTTTCTATAGCATGAGCCAAACTCTTTACTATTACCCCGTTGGGCAGATCTGCAGTTTTTGACAGTTGCTCTGAATAATGACCATTTACAAATACAAGCTCAACCACATTATCGTTTTGAAACTGATAGGGTGCTAAATCGGAGGATGAGACTTTATCCAATCCATTTTCTAATATATCAAATGAACTTCTAGCAATTGCTGCCAGGTTTGTGAAGCGCCAATCCTCATCTTTAAGTGTAGGAAAACCAAGCTCTAAAAATTTAGTTATAGCTTCTTGTCTAGTTGTTTTAAGCCAACCAATCTCACTTCCCGGAGCCTCTTTTTCAAATACTGAAAACCCTTGTGAATATCCGTTATCTTTTTGTGATAAAGTAATGCCCATCTTGTTCTCTCCTAACTGTTAGCCGCTGCTTTCTCTTCTTCAATCCATCCGTAGCCCTTATCTTCAAGCTCAAGAGCAAGCTCTTTGCCGCCGGATTTGACTATCTTACCGTCAACCAAAACATGAACGAAGTCGGGCACAATGTAATCAAGCAGTCTTTGATAATGGGTGATAACTAAAAATCCTCTATCAGGGCCTCTAAGAGAATTAACTCCGTCAGCTACAATCTTTAGTGCATCAATGTCGAGTCCTGAGTCCGTCTCGTCTAAAACGGCCAACTTAGGCTCAAGAATCTGCATTTGAAATATTTCGTTTCTCTTTTTCTCTCCTCCTGAAAAGCCCTCATTGACGGCGCGTTTGAGAAGATTGTCATCCATATGCATAACTTCCATTTTTTGTTTGGCGAATTTTGCAAATTCGATATGCTTAAGCGGCTCCTCACCTCTGTATTTGCGCACTGAATTCAATGCTTCACGAAGAAGATATGTGTTTGCAACCCCCGGTATTTCTACAGGGTATTGAAATGCCAGGAATATACCCTCGCATGCCCTTTCTTCGGGCTCTAGATCTAAAAGATCTTTGCCTTCAAATAGGACTTCTCCCTGTGTCACTTCATAGGAATCTCGCCCAGCTAATACCTGTGCAAGTGTACTTTTCCCTGAGCCGTTTGGTCCCATAATAGAGTGAACCTCTCCGGGGTTAATTGTTAGGTTAAGTCCCTTTAAGATTTCCTGATCCTCTACACTTGCATGCAGATTTTTGATTTCCAGCATGTTAAGTCTCCTTATAACCTTAGATATTCTTTAATTTGAGTAGGAATGCTATCCGACACTACCCTCTAGACTAATGCTAAGCAGCTTCTCTGCCTCTACCGCAAACTCAAACGGGAGCTCTTTAAATACGTCCTTACAAAAACCGTTTACAATCAGCGACACAGCATCTTCTGCCGAAAGACCCCTTTGCTGGCAATAAAAGATCTGGTCCTCACCGATTTTTGAGGTTGATGCTTCGTGTTCCATCTGAGCAGTTGAATTCTTAACTTCAATGTATGGGAACGTATGTGCACCGCACTTATCACCGATCAACATAGAATCACATTGAGTATAATTTCTTGCGCTAGTCGCATCCTTTCCAATCTCGACAAGGCCTCTGTATGTGTTTTGTCCAAGTCCTGCGGAGATACCTTTTGAGATGATTGTGCTAGAGGTGTTTTTCCCTTTGTGTATCATTTTTGTTCCAGTGTCTGCCTGCTGTCTTCTGTTGGTAAGTGCAACTGAATAAAACTCCCCGACAGAGTTATCTCCCTCTAATATGCAGCTTGGGTATTTCCATGTAATGGCAGAGCCCGTTTCAACTTGTGTCCAGGAGATATGGGAGTTATCACCGATGCATCTGCCGCGTTTGGTAACAAAGTTATATATACCACCTTTACCCTCACTGTCTCCGGGATACCAGTTTTGTATTGTTGAGTATTTAATCGTTGCATCTTTATGTGCGATAAGCTCTACAACAGCTGCGTGCAGCTGATTCTCATCACGCTTAGGAGCGGTGCAGCCTTCTAAATAGCTCACATAGCTTCCTTCTTCCGCAATAATTAATGTTCTTTCAAATTGACCTGTGTTTTCAGCATTGATTCTAAAATAAGTTGAAAGCTCCATTGGGCATCTTACGCCTTTTGGAATATAAACAAAGGAGCCATCTGTAAAAACTGCTGTATTAAGAGCCGCAAAAAAATTGTCGTTATGAGGCACGACATAGCCTAAGTATTGCTTTACAAGCTCAGGGTACTCCTGTACAGCCTCCGAGATCGAGCAAAATATAACCCCGGCTTCCGCTAGTGTTTCTTTAAATGTTGTGATCACTGATACGCTATCAAATACTGCGTCTACTGCAACTCCGGCCAACATTTTCTGCTCTTCAAGAGGTATTCCGAGTTTGTCGTAAGTTTCTTTAATTTCCGGATCTAAATCATCCAAGCTGTCAAGCTTAGGCGTGTTTTTAGGAGCCGCATAGTAGCTGATTCCTTGATAATCCACGGGAGGATAATGAACGTTGGGCCACGTTGGTTCTTTCATTGTCTGCCAATGCTCATAGGCTTTGAGTCGCCACTCAAGTAGCCACTCAGGTTCATTCTTTTTAGCTGAGATCATACGGATGACGTCTTCGTTAAGTCCTACTGGAGCTACTTCCTGCTCCACATCTGTTACGAAGCCATATTTGTATTCCTGTTCCGCTAATTTCTCTAAATCGACACTCATTAAAAAGCCTCCTTAATTCACCTGATTAAAAATATTGTTGTCTTTATCTTTTAGCATATCTGCAAGTGTTGTATCTTCTAGAATCTTTACCATCGACATCTGAATTTTGTCCCATACTGGGAGCTGTGGACAACTGTCATGCAAAACACAAACTGAATCGTCTTCCATGCAGTCAACCATTCTTATCTCGCCCTCTATTGCCTCATATATATCGCGCAGGTTTATCTCATTGGGGGATTTTCGAAGAGTGTAACCGCCGTCAGGTCCTACAGAGGATCTAACGAGTCCTTTTTTAACTAATCTTCGCATTATTTTTGCCAGATAGCTAAGAGGGATATGTTGCTCTTCTGAGATCTCTTTCATACTGTGCTTGCTGATGGGTTGGTGACCCATATAAGTAAGCGATCTGACCGCATAATCTAAAGTTTTAGTTACTTGCATTTAGATTTTTCCCCATGGTTGACCCATTTATTCTTAGGAATTTATATTGTGGACTTTATGACTCCACAATATACAAGTTCCTAATTGGTAAAAATTACCAGATAATTATTTTTTGTCAATAAATAATAGGTATCCATATCTGCGTATTTAGCTTTGACACAGCCTGTTTTAGAAGGTAGACTGTAGCGGTTAATTAAAGGGGGAAACATGCTTTGGGAGGCAAGCTTCACTCTTTTCTAACTTATCTTAATTATTGAATATTCAATAAGAATA containing:
- the sufD gene encoding Fe-S cluster assembly protein SufD, whose protein sequence is MGITLSQKDNGYSQGFSVFEKEAPGSEIGWLKTTRQEAITKFLELGFPTLKDEDWRFTNLAAIARSSFDILENGLDKVSSSDLAPYQFQNDNVVELVFVNGHYSEQLSKTADLPNGVIVKSLAHAIETEQDILQDNLAKYADFTSEAFTALNTAFMTDGGFIFIPKGTIFETPIHLLYISTGGQQPSITNPRNLIIAEANAEANIVEHYASLNDDVYLSNVVTEIVVGENSSIGHYMIELESRNAFNVSTLRVQQARSSNIKSHSILMGGSLVRNNVHPVLAGEGCDSLINGLFMSTNRQHMDNYMKVEHASPHCDSRQLYNGVLDGRSRGVFHGRIIVHEDAQKTDAKQTNRNLLLSDNAQIDTKPQLEIYADDVKCTHGATIGQIDENALFYLRSRGISKDASRDIIMNAFTNETFESMSVEPVKEYCANLVTNWFSLRKQEQAA
- the sufC gene encoding Fe-S cluster assembly ATPase SufC encodes the protein MLEIKNLHASVEDQEILKGLNLTINPGEVHSIMGPNGSGKSTLAQVLAGRDSYEVTQGEVLFEGKDLLDLEPEERACEGIFLAFQYPVEIPGVANTYLLREALNSVRKYRGEEPLKHIEFAKFAKQKMEVMHMDDNLLKRAVNEGFSGGEKKRNEIFQMQILEPKLAVLDETDSGLDIDALKIVADGVNSLRGPDRGFLVITHYQRLLDYIVPDFVHVLVDGKIVKSGGKELALELEDKGYGWIEEEKAAANS
- the sufB gene encoding Fe-S cluster assembly protein SufB, which produces MSVDLEKLAEQEYKYGFVTDVEQEVAPVGLNEDVIRMISAKKNEPEWLLEWRLKAYEHWQTMKEPTWPNVHYPPVDYQGISYYAAPKNTPKLDSLDDLDPEIKETYDKLGIPLEEQKMLAGVAVDAVFDSVSVITTFKETLAEAGVIFCSISEAVQEYPELVKQYLGYVVPHNDNFFAALNTAVFTDGSFVYIPKGVRCPMELSTYFRINAENTGQFERTLIIAEEGSYVSYLEGCTAPKRDENQLHAAVVELIAHKDATIKYSTIQNWYPGDSEGKGGIYNFVTKRGRCIGDNSHISWTQVETGSAITWKYPSCILEGDNSVGEFYSVALTNRRQQADTGTKMIHKGKNTSSTIISKGISAGLGQNTYRGLVEIGKDATSARNYTQCDSMLIGDKCGAHTFPYIEVKNSTAQMEHEASTSKIGEDQIFYCQQRGLSAEDAVSLIVNGFCKDVFKELPFEFAVEAEKLLSISLEGSVG
- a CDS encoding Rrf2 family transcriptional regulator, which encodes MQVTKTLDYAVRSLTYMGHQPISKHSMKEISEEQHIPLSYLAKIMRRLVKKGLVRSSVGPDGGYTLRKSPNEINLRDIYEAIEGEIRMVDCMEDDSVCVLHDSCPQLPVWDKIQMSMVKILEDTTLADMLKDKDNNIFNQVN